The Hemicordylus capensis ecotype Gifberg chromosome 5, rHemCap1.1.pri, whole genome shotgun sequence nucleotide sequence agctttcttcagaagtggtctaataatagcctccttaagacaaggaggcatcctgcccttcctcagagaagcacttataatatttaccagaccctctctgataatatgattatcagatgagataagccaagttgggcaagggtcaaaagaacatgTCGCAGGACACACagttcaaagcagtttgtccacttcctcaggagtcacaaactgaaaatcaCTAACTGAAATTTAGTCAAGATTAACTTACATTGTGTCATTGAATTCAGCGCTACTTAGTCATGATGCTGGTCAATGTCATTAACAATACTTTCtttaatacacacacatctaAACTGACAATTTGACACAACCCTACACATACACAAGTTAATTCTGCAACACTATATTTATCACTAGTAGATGAGGCCCAATGTTGAcggggcaaagtcattttgcataaaaAAATGTTGTTTACAGTTTTCCCCGGCATATTGCAGTGTAAAATGTGCATTCAACTaacttaagtggcaggattgtttatgcaaaatttgatatctatAGGTAATCAGGAAGTGTGCCTTTAcattgcacaaacaaatccacaacctcttcaaaatatataatagattatctatctatgagataatttttttaaattcatgtgcttgcaaaagggaagtaatagaacagtttgacatttgtaggatGTCCACTTCaaacatttttcattttattgaataattaccgtttggtaaatttgaatctgtgaaggatcttctgtttctcttgggcatgatgtcatttttgaatgatTTATCTGattgaatgttaaaaatctgCTCAGAAGAATAACACTGAGAATTCTAATTCTCAGTCAAAGGAGCCCAAGCTTGTTCTAAATTGATTGAATGCATAAGATCATTATGCTTATGTTGTTTAGCCATTGAAGCCACGTACCTTTTCAAAGCCATTTTTGAACAGAAGCGGGACTCTGCATTACATGTTTAGCAGCAATCACAATTTGCTAAACTTACTAAACTTCCTGCAAATGCTCTGTGTTCTGGATAGACATAGTCTTTTACATAGCCTGATAAAATGCATATGGGGGCAGCTTGAAGAGAATATCTTTGTCGCTTGATACACTAGTTGCATCATTCCAGAACATTTGGTTTTATGATAACACCTCCAACactgcaaaaataataataatcagcattAGGTTTAGAACATTTCAGCAATTTCGTTGATTGTTTTTATATATCAAAGTAAGATGTGATGGTATTAAGCTCGATACAGAATTTTATAGTGGTTTTCCTTCACTAAATGTGGAAATactgtacatatttttaaaaaatgtatatcacAATGTAGATTCAATGATATTAAGACTCACTATTGTACTACCATGTTCTAAAATTAATATTTTCTCATAATTAATTCATCAAAAGATGGCAATTTCAGTACCTTTATGCCTTTTCATATGTTATCAAATTTAAAATTTCATTGTATTGAAACTAAGGTAGCAGTCTACTTCCCAGTTTAACTGAGACTTGTTTAACTTAAACAGCTTCCATCACCTAAAACATATATCATTCTCGTAACATTATACTCAGggatatagctataattgagtggatggattcaaagaacccgggcctcccagctcctgagggacagCTCCACGCCTCCCTATtatctttattatctccctcactttgagggaccaccagggagaggggcaaacacaggccccctctctcctagctatatAGCCCTGATCATAGCGCTTACACAAGTTGCATTACCAGCCAACTGAAATAATTTATTGTACAAGCAAGAGTTCAGTATCCACACTTTTGGACAGAGATCTCCTGAATTTGTACCAAACATTTAGGGCAAAGGGACTCTGGATGCATGAAAATCAGCCTGACTGTCTACAGCCCTCGgagacatatttctgaagtcaaaaaGTACTTTGGGATCCCTACAAAAattgttctcccctccccctgcatgtgCTATTGGCTGTTCAGGACCACGCTTGCTGGGCTCAGAGCAGCCCTCACTTTAAGGGTGCTGCTCCTATTCCACCCTACTAATGCTGTGGGATGCGTTAACCATTTTTGGTATTTAATAACTGGACCAATTTCTCTTTTGGTATGAATGCACACGTCTTGAGGTCTAGTAATGAGTGCTGTCATAGTTTGCATTTCTGGGTAAAATGTGTCCTGTGCAAAGTGCTTGGCAACCTTTCTCTTTCCTCACAACCCTTTGAAAGTTGTCCCATTTACAGGACTGGGGTTGAGAAGAGGGTGCCTTGCCTAAGATTACTCATTCAGTCCATGACTGAACAAGAATGTGACTTCTAAATCCAAAAGACCCACAGGCTCTTGAATATCTCCAGCAGCAAAATGACAGAGTTATGTTCAGTCAGGAAGCTTGTGTAGTCTCACTGTGCCTGCCCCTTGGGCAATGATGGAACTGATATGGGAATTAACTGTTCCATGAGGAATGCTTTGAGCTTCTCAAGCACTTCAGCACTTTAGGCACTCAAGCTATGATCATACCAATAGTCATCCCACTGGCAGTACAACGTGCACACATTGCTTGGCCTTACAttatccaggacagactaaatctATCATTTGCATATTCAGTGAGCAGCAGAAATCTACAGATGAACAGAATTAGATGTTATGAAAGATGCAGCGTGCAAAAACAACATTCCTATGTCTAGTGAATGAGTGAAATTTGCTGTGTGATACAATGATGTTATGGTGTTTTTCCTGATCCACACTCCTCCTCATTGGCTGATGAGGGCAGGGGAACTTGCAGCATGATGGTGGTGGGTGGTCAGGTCATGAATCTCAGATGCTAAAAAGAAACGGGACAATGAGACACAGGTTGTCTAATACATGTTGATGTGGTAAAGCTTGCTTATATacagcatcagtgttccctctaattttttttcatctgtgcacagaatgagttttgttctgggtagcagtatcaaggtagtgtgtgtacatgtacattcagaatgggtccttcctgattcaatctgagtgggatctaaaatcagCTGAGccgacattaaaaaaacttgtgtgcgcttgcacatgcacacactttagagggaacactgtccaatGCCATGGATCAATACAATgataatttgatttttatgtAATGTAGGTTTTTATTACTAGTATTGAAGCATTCATTTTCTTCTGCAGATGGCAGCGCAATCTCAGCTTCAACTCTGATGGAAGTTTTGCTGATGAATGACTTTAAACTTGTCATCAATGGTGCAGAATACAGCATAAATCCTCCGCTGAAAGGTACGAAATTCCACAGCTGTTCTGAAATGGTTGTCTGGACACTTGGGACTATCAAATTTAATGTCAAATATTCGATACGTTTTAAGATaattttatagcttccttgagaATTTTTTTGTGATCAGACAGGTTCTAAACCCAGACAGTAAAGGAATGTTAAGTACAGTATGTTTAAAAtccattcctttaaaaataacttgGATCCCCCAACTGGCAAAGctgtcttctcttttcctttgATTTTCTCACAACAGACTTTGAAATTAGCTCTGATTTATTATCAAAGCAATTATCTGTCTTTCCAAGATAATTTAAATTCTGCTCTTAAAATAATTAAGCAAAATGaaatatttgtaaatatattCTTGTATAGCTTTGCTCAATTTGCTTTCTTCTGAGCTGAATTAAGGGCTTCTTTGTCAGGTGAAAAGATAAGAAGAAAATGGCATGGATAATTTAAATTGCTTAGGATGATGTTGCCCATAGCAGGTTTCTGAAAGGTCGAATTTTCACACCCATGTGAGAACTCGAAACGTATCGTGTCCTTGTATGACAATGCAAGAATCCCAAAAGCTGTGTTAGTATTGACTCCACCATTCTCCTTTCAGATAAAATAAGCACAGAGCATGCTACAGAAATGGATGACATCAAGTCCATGGTGTACAGATTATTTACAGCCCTTCATTTAGAAGACCATCAGATaaccagagagagagaactaaTGCAAAAAATAGAACTCTTGAAAGAAGAACTTCTGCCTCTAGAGCAGGTTTGGAAAACGTTTCTTGATTTATCAATCCCATGTTGCAGTGGTCTTTAGTGGGTTCAGTGAGCTGAGTTTTAACTTCATGTTGCTCTACTAGATCAGATCAAGCTCTGCATAGTCAAATATATTTCTGCAACGGGGGCAATAGAGAACTGAAGAATTATTACTAGAAGTCTCAGGAGGGATGAACTGCAGACCAATCATAGCATTTGCTAGGGGCTCTGCATCATGGGAAGTCCACACACCCTCTGGCAGACATTGTTGAAGGgagttgctggtcttgtggcagcaagcatgacttgttcccttaactcagcagggttcaccctggttgcatttaaactGGAAACTGAGGACTGTAAGagtttccccttaggggatggggcttctctgggaagaacagaaggttccaagatagggctgagagggactcctgtctgcaaccttggaaaagctgctgtcagtttgtactgagctagatggaccaatggtctgactccgtatatggcagcttcctatgttcctatgagtttgacagcaacagcagggagcctCTGATCTTCATGGGAGATCAGACATGTCTATTGGAACTCTCCCTAGcttccctctcttcttcctcctcactgCTTACTGGATGGGAACAAAGAACAGGGCTCTACCTTGTCTTGTTTTCTACAGAGGGGGGACACATATGCCTTCCTTGGCTTCAGTTTAAAATGgtcctttttctcttttattaAGCCTAGTCCTTGAGTGGCATGGGTGCTTCTGGGAAATGGAGTTTTTCCTGAGGCGTTAGCCATGGGTGCAGCCTCAGAAAATCTCATTTCCCCAGAAGCACCCACGCCACTTAAGGGCCTAGTTTAATAAAAGGGGAAAAGGTCCATTTTAAACTGAAGCCAAGGAAGGTGTCTGTGTCCTCCTTCTGAAGCAAAGTTAATGCAGCGTACAGCCCTAAGGAGGTGGCAGTGAGGGGAGTGTGACAGACATGTTGGATTCCTGACAGAATAGTAAGGAGGGGCAAATGTGGCCCTCTTCAACAGTGTCACTGTCATGTCATGACTTGTTGGAATCAGACTTTTTTGGCCAGGCACAGGCGTAGTATCTATTGTGAGATGACTTCCTGAAGCAATAATTTTAGAGCTAGGCTGGCTTTGTAAATCGTTTGAGACTTCTCTAGCCTTCTCCCAGGAAAATATTTGAAAGTTGCTAAGTAAAATCAAACTTCTCTTGGGGGAAGGTAGATCTGCTGGTTACATTTCTGAATCTAGTATGGGATGGGATGTACTTAACACTGCTTTCTCTTTCGGCATCGGCATAACTTTATTCTTTCTCCCTAGATGAAGGCTGGAATTTCAGCACATGTTGATGCTAAGACTTCTCGTCTCTTATGGATTGGCTTAGCCTTAATGTCAGCTCAAGGTGGAGCCCTGGCTTGGCTAACGTGGTGGGTCTATTCATGGGATATAATGGAGCCCGTTACTTACTTCATCACCTATGGAAGTGCCATGGCATTCTATGCGTACTTTGTGCTTACTAAACAGGTGAGTCCTGTTAAAGGAAGGAACATATTTGAAATAGTAATATACCCTGAAAGATTTACCATGACTGTCTGCACCCTTGAAGTTAAGTCAATTTGAGAAGTATTTGTGTGTCTTTTTACTTgctgatatacagagcaaggatgttcCACTGCAGCATGAGAGCTAGCCCTCCCCTTGCCCAGGAAACCCTCTGTACctagaaaatatgtccctgagggctgcacaatccttggggacatattttttgggtggcacagaggcttccctgggaggggaggggatcaaaaattgccacttccctgcaattagttgggaagttatGTTAGGCTTTTCTCTTCTTGCACCAgttcatccttgctctgtatgttatcCTAACATATCTATACAGTTATAGACTATGTTAATTAAAAGATACTGTGAAGCTCTCCTGTTTCACTAATTTCCACACTGGCTCCTTATAGTTTTGTGTTCAAGGGATTGGTTTAACATAGGAGGCCTTCATTGCATGGAGCCCTGGAGCCCTTTTTGCTCGTTAATGATCTCTGCAATCAACTAAGATTGCTCACTTAACCATATAGTTCATACATCTTTTCTGTACTCAGAAGGTTTTTCTCATTGGCCGCTGCACTTCCTTATTAAATGCCTGGCTAGGAAGGAGTAAGTTTGAACTCCATACTGTTGGAGTATCTTTTGGTTGGGGACTTTAAAGTGCTTTTTTTTCTTGCACAGGATTATGTTTACCCAGATGCTCGGGACAGGCAGTTCCTCCACTACTTTCACCGGAAAGCCAAAACCCAGAGCTTCAGTGTGGATCAGTATAACAAACTAAAAGAAGATCTTGCAGAGGTAGCTGATAAATCACTTCCAGTTAAGATATCTTAAGTTAGCAAGCAAAACCTTATGGGTGCAAACAGTTTTGAAACCAAGTACTTGCAACTTGATTTCCTCCCTCATCCCCTCCCCTATGACAAACTGCGCAGAGAAAACAGTTTTGTTTAACAGAATATATAGGCTTCCTTTTGAAAAGAGTGAGTCAAACATTCACATCCCCTTGATTAGAGGGAAGAGAAGAATATCTCTTACACTGCAGGAAATAGGGTCCTGCTTCCCTTTCCATCTGTTGTGGCAGCTGTGATTCATGTCAAAGAGATGAGAAATGGAAAACCTTCCAGCTCCAAAACAAACATTATCTGCCTCACTGTTTGCAAAAGCAAATGGAATGTTTCCAGTCAGTAGTTTTAACCAAAATCCTTAATGAATACACAATCCACATGACCCAGTTCAGATCCATTCGTATCTTCCAACCATAGGAATGCAGCTGGGACTTTTTCTCAGtacacaaactgcaaaagatgGGACCAAATCATACAACAGcttgccacctcctccctccccgcctccAGCTGGTGGGAATTGATCATTTTACTGTTCACCAGGTGTAGGGGAGATAACTAGGAAAACGTTGTCTGTTTCACAGTCTTGCTGCTGTTGCCCAGTCTGCCAGCCAGAAAGGGAAATGTGCCATCTtagatggcacattttacttgcTATGTGATTGCCAGCAGTTTGCTGTTGATATTGCACAACACAGTTGTAAAGCCAATAGCTCCCTCTACTGCCTTTAGCACATCATTATCCAGGGCGCTGATGATGGCCTACAGTACCTTTCtgtgtcctgttcctcctcctgttactgccctttaaaaacaaaacacagtgccATAACTGAGAATATGTTGCAAAATCATGGAGTTCTAGATTACAGGTTTTGTAGACTTGACATGTAATAGATGATGCAAGCTTTGCATAGTAAACCATTCTGATTAAACATATGCCAATTGAATTGTTAAGGGAATCCTTGGAATGTTTGCTCAGTAGAAGATTGATTGCACTGTTCTGCTTTGGAGGGGTGttgcatttatatgctgcctttcatccATGGAGCTCAAAGGAGGTGGTTGttgtttaataattaataaaacttttcaacaaaaagttctcaaatgggtttacatggaaaaatatgaagatggttccctgtgccccaaaagttcacaatctaaaaagacacacaaagcAGACACCATCAGCAGCTACTGGAAGGCGgcataaggccagttgctctccccttgctaaatataagtgggggtccagttcagatgttatgctgtCCAGTGGTCAGATCATCTTCTCTGCTTCAGTCTCTGGTTTACAGAAGCAAGCTATGGCTGATTGACAGCTAATGCCATCAAGAGAACGGAGGACAATTTGGGGAGGGTCAGGAGGAGCACTCGTGATTTACAGGATGATCCTGAGACACAGTAACTAGCTCATGGCCACCCAGTGAGTATCATGGCCATGTGGATTTGAAGTCTGAGCACAAGCCTCGGACTATTAcattagagggttttttttgtttttgttttttaacgagtgttttaaaaaacaagtgtttttttaaaaacaccttctGTCTGAAAGCTTTAGGTCATGTACTctgactcactgggtgactctgagccaatctcttatctctcagcctaacaacctcacagggttgttgtgaggataaacaggcaccactctgggctcctaagaggaagagcaggatataaatgtaaaaattagtATAGATATACAAACAAATTCATGCTACAATTATGAGGCAGGCTACAACAGATACTAGATCAGATACATAGTAAGTTATTCATGAGTAGGAAGGAAAGGTTGtattgtcaagtcggtgtcgactcctagcgaagagaacaccacagagccatgtggttttcttggcagaatataggagtggtttaccattgccttctcctgcgcagtatgagatgatatccTTTCaggaccttcctatatcactgctgcccaatagaggggtttcccatattctgagtaACACACTATGGGGATTTgaatcaacagcctcctgctctctaggcaggatgcctccccactgcaccattaggtggcattcatgagtgtaggggtgtgcgtgtgtgtgtgtatgggcgtgtttatacatacacacacacacaaaaaaaaacc carries:
- the MCUB gene encoding calcium uniporter regulatory subunit MCUb, mitochondrial isoform X1, whose product is MLPVVVQLLRGGRGGRWQLPLPPPPQQQPLTLLVPRPPTGGGQSQGGSFLQTDQLQMLCLRPTGIPRHHQRALYSTLVPSDEITINYKHGLPVITLTLPSRKERCQFTIKPMLMTVGAFLQDIQREDKAIEKVEVFTPDGSAISASTLMEVLLMNDFKLVINGAEYSINPPLKDKISTEHATEMDDIKSMVYRLFTALHLEDHQITRERELMQKIELLKEELLPLEQMKAGISAHVDAKTSRLLWIGLALMSAQGGALAWLTWWVYSWDIMEPVTYFITYGSAMAFYAYFVLTKQDYVYPDARDRQFLHYFHRKAKTQSFSVDQYNKLKEDLAEVEESLKRLRNPLQLRLPVQEISGKH
- the MCUB gene encoding calcium uniporter regulatory subunit MCUb, mitochondrial isoform X2 is translated as MLCLRPTGIPRHHQRALYSTLVPSDEITINYKHGLPVITLTLPSRKERCQFTIKPMLMTVGAFLQDIQREDKAIEKVEVFTPDGSAISASTLMEVLLMNDFKLVINGAEYSINPPLKDKISTEHATEMDDIKSMVYRLFTALHLEDHQITRERELMQKIELLKEELLPLEQMKAGISAHVDAKTSRLLWIGLALMSAQGGALAWLTWWVYSWDIMEPVTYFITYGSAMAFYAYFVLTKQDYVYPDARDRQFLHYFHRKAKTQSFSVDQYNKLKEDLAEVEESLKRLRNPLQLRLPVQEISGKH